The following proteins are co-located in the Bradyrhizobium sp. AZCC 2176 genome:
- a CDS encoding putative quinol monooxygenase: protein MIYVVATLTVKPETRAEFIAAATACIKETRKEPGNIAYDLHESVTDPSKMVFVEQWENVEALGPHRAAEHMKTFGRVAVKCMTAPPKIEVITPEKVDVR, encoded by the coding sequence GTGATTTACGTCGTTGCCACGCTGACCGTGAAGCCCGAAACGCGCGCCGAATTCATCGCGGCCGCTACCGCCTGCATCAAGGAAACAAGGAAAGAGCCGGGCAATATCGCCTACGATCTGCACGAGAGCGTCACCGATCCCTCGAAAATGGTGTTCGTCGAGCAGTGGGAAAATGTGGAGGCGCTGGGGCCGCATCGGGCCGCCGAGCACATGAAGACTTTTGGCCGCGTCGCGGTCAAATGCATGACGGCGCCGCCGAAGATCGAAGTGATCACGCCGGAAAAGGTCGACGTCCGCTAA
- a CDS encoding putative quinol monooxygenase, translated as MIYVIATTPMKPENKDDFIKGHKACTAETLKEKGCISYDGHVSVNNPNLYVVVERWETRDDLNAHGRAPHMKVWREYSSQMKTAPTVIEIISDGKVEKF; from the coding sequence ATGATCTACGTCATCGCCACCACGCCGATGAAGCCGGAGAACAAGGACGACTTCATCAAGGGACACAAGGCCTGTACCGCCGAAACGCTCAAGGAGAAGGGCTGCATCTCCTATGATGGCCATGTCAGCGTGAACAACCCTAATCTGTATGTGGTGGTGGAGCGCTGGGAAACCCGCGACGACCTCAATGCGCATGGCCGTGCGCCCCATATGAAGGTGTGGCGGGAGTATTCCTCGCAGATGAAGACGGCGCCGACGGTGATCGAGATCATCAGCGACGGCAAGGTGGAGAAATTCTAG
- a CDS encoding urease accessory protein UreE: MIRATKVLGQHRWTNAAADTVVLDFDDRHRRRMAMTGTRGLEFLLDLENAVALRGGDALVLEDGRLIEVVAAAEPLVEIRGADPLHLVRVAWHLGNRHLPTQIMPKGLRIRRDHVIEAMVKGLGARIIEIEAPFDPEGGAYAASHAPDSHAHGHTAHDHGHHHHGDQNHDHHHHDEHCDHDHHHHDHSHAHDHK; the protein is encoded by the coding sequence ATGATCCGCGCGACAAAAGTCCTGGGCCAGCATCGCTGGACGAACGCCGCCGCCGATACCGTCGTGCTCGATTTCGACGACCGGCACCGGCGGCGGATGGCGATGACGGGAACGCGCGGGCTGGAATTCCTGCTCGATCTGGAGAACGCGGTCGCGCTTCGCGGCGGCGATGCACTGGTACTGGAAGACGGCCGGCTGATCGAGGTGGTCGCGGCCGCCGAGCCGCTGGTCGAGATCAGGGGCGCTGATCCCCTGCATTTGGTTCGGGTCGCCTGGCATCTCGGCAACCGCCACCTGCCGACGCAGATCATGCCAAAAGGCCTGCGCATCCGCCGGGATCACGTCATCGAGGCGATGGTGAAGGGACTCGGCGCGCGCATCATCGAGATCGAGGCGCCGTTCGATCCCGAGGGCGGAGCGTATGCGGCAAGCCATGCGCCGGACAGCCACGCGCATGGCCACACCGCGCATGATCATGGTCACCATCACCATGGTGATCAAAATCACGACCACCATCACCACGACGAACATTGCGACCACGATCATCACCACCACGATCACTCCCATGCTCATGACCACAAGTGA
- the ureG gene encoding urease accessory protein UreG: MSKSHGPLRIGVGGPVGSGKTALMDLLCKSMRQRYDIAAITNDIYTKWDAEFLVRSGSLTPDRIAGVETGGCPHTAIREDASMNLAAVADMRAKFPDLDLVLIESGGDNLAATFSPELADLTIYVIDVAAGDKIPSKGGPGITRSDLLVINKIDLAPHVGASLEKMEIDAKRMRGERPFVMTNLKKSEGLDRIIGFIETKGGLRPAAKAKAG, translated from the coding sequence ATGTCTAAATCTCACGGCCCGTTGCGGATCGGCGTCGGCGGTCCCGTCGGCTCCGGCAAGACCGCGCTGATGGACCTGCTCTGCAAATCGATGCGCCAGCGCTACGATATCGCTGCGATCACCAACGACATCTACACCAAATGGGATGCCGAGTTTCTGGTGCGCTCGGGCTCGCTGACGCCAGACCGCATCGCCGGCGTCGAGACCGGCGGCTGCCCGCACACCGCAATCCGCGAGGACGCCTCGATGAATCTCGCTGCGGTGGCCGACATGCGCGCGAAGTTTCCCGATCTCGACCTGGTGCTGATCGAATCCGGCGGCGACAATCTCGCCGCGACGTTTTCGCCCGAGCTCGCCGATCTCACGATCTACGTGATCGACGTCGCCGCCGGCGACAAGATCCCCTCCAAGGGCGGACCCGGCATCACCCGTTCGGACCTGCTCGTGATCAACAAGATCGACCTCGCACCGCATGTCGGTGCGTCGCTCGAGAAGATGGAGATCGACGCCAAGAGGATGCGCGGCGAACGGCCGTTCGTGATGACCAACCTGAAGAAGAGCGAGGGGCTCGATCGCATCATCGGCTTCATCGAGACCAAGGGCGGCCTGCGGCCGGCCGCGAAGGCCAAGGCCGGATAG
- a CDS encoding urease accessory protein UreF — MLMTTSEPAPSEASSGMNADEAAALYRLMTWLSPSFPVGAFSYSSGIEWAVEAGDITDAASLRDWLAAMLSEGSGFCDAVFLAQAHRAASAQDEIALRGIAELAAAFVPSRERQLETSTQGRAFIDIARSAWACDGLDGMVAACGGATVYPVSVGIVSAAHAVPLAPAMHAFLHAVVSNWISAGARLVPLGQTDSQRILASLETGVAAAAGRALTASLDDLGSATFRADLASLRHETQYTRLFRS, encoded by the coding sequence ATGCTCATGACCACAAGTGAGCCCGCGCCGAGCGAGGCTAGCAGCGGAATGAATGCCGATGAGGCGGCGGCGCTGTACCGGCTGATGACCTGGCTGTCGCCGTCGTTTCCGGTCGGCGCGTTCTCCTATTCCAGCGGCATCGAATGGGCGGTGGAGGCGGGCGACATCACGGACGCCGCATCGCTGCGCGACTGGCTGGCCGCGATGCTCAGCGAAGGCTCGGGCTTCTGCGACGCCGTGTTCCTGGCGCAGGCGCATCGCGCCGCATCCGCGCAGGACGAGATCGCCTTGCGCGGGATTGCCGAACTCGCGGCTGCCTTTGTGCCCTCGCGCGAGCGCCAGCTCGAGACCTCGACGCAGGGCCGCGCCTTTATCGACATTGCCCGCTCGGCCTGGGCCTGCGACGGGCTCGACGGCATGGTCGCCGCTTGCGGCGGCGCTACGGTTTATCCCGTCTCAGTTGGAATCGTCAGCGCGGCCCATGCCGTTCCGCTGGCGCCGGCGATGCATGCCTTCCTGCATGCCGTGGTGTCGAATTGGATTTCCGCCGGCGCTCGCCTGGTGCCGCTCGGGCAAACCGACAGCCAGCGCATTCTGGCAAGCCTCGAAACCGGTGTCGCCGCTGCCGCCGGCCGCGCGCTCACAGCTTCGCTCGACGATCTCGGCAGCGCCACCTTCCGTGCCGATCTCGCCAGCCTCCGCCATGAGACGCAATATACGCGGCTGTTCCGGTCATGA
- a CDS encoding CHASE domain-containing protein — protein sequence MVRLGFIIGFIALIGVLLSGLAAYRVHEQELAIDGIALSRAIDIHASLVQDRLTERELLARVASGLFRAPSVVKANMLQPLRSAIYAFKTDFVIASWIARLRPADLPTALAELKGAGFTNPTIRDFDDRPLDIKALDKPLDVLMDLEPRSADTLGFPGRAYDRHSVIGPMLAQAASGKPVASDPIPLLRKNGPIGIVLASAILKEGTAEPVGFVTFSYELAPLMLTNDDRSLFSVVLKDPDDASDEYVANDQGVITLRPVKQGDPLPSVVRTVTFGGRDWSLGYYAKNNAVQRAQQTAIIVAAIGFALTGIVCGLFGYVAYNNLRLSREIQVRIGFERRLTAVIDELNHRVKNILAVIQSIVTRTLRHGSDMDVSRELLIGRIHAMSNVVTLLSESQWQGVKLRGLFESRAIPHADRIVVNGPDISVSARAAQSLSLLFFELASHSDEGLSLVGKHPHIVANWEVTGEEPDEIFHFRWEEFNTSAATRREDSDFGLILLDRVAPEAMGGTAKRYFTEVSYVYELTAPMVTVVDMTERDRTEQISAPVRPVK from the coding sequence GTGGTTCGGCTGGGCTTCATTATCGGCTTTATCGCGCTGATCGGAGTTCTGCTCTCCGGTCTCGCGGCCTATCGCGTCCACGAACAGGAACTGGCGATCGACGGCATCGCGCTGTCCCGCGCCATCGACATTCATGCCAGCCTGGTGCAGGACCGGTTGACCGAGCGCGAATTGCTCGCACGCGTTGCATCCGGGTTGTTTCGTGCACCTTCGGTGGTGAAGGCCAATATGCTGCAGCCGCTGCGCTCGGCGATCTATGCCTTCAAGACCGATTTCGTGATCGCGTCCTGGATCGCGCGGCTCAGGCCGGCCGACCTGCCCACGGCGCTGGCGGAGCTGAAGGGTGCCGGCTTCACCAATCCGACGATTCGCGATTTCGACGATCGGCCGCTCGACATCAAGGCGCTCGACAAGCCGCTCGACGTCCTGATGGATCTCGAACCGCGCAGCGCGGATACGCTGGGCTTTCCGGGTCGCGCCTACGACCGGCATTCGGTGATCGGGCCGATGCTGGCGCAGGCAGCCTCCGGCAAACCGGTGGCGTCGGACCCGATTCCGCTGCTGCGGAAGAACGGGCCGATCGGCATCGTGCTGGCCTCCGCCATTCTGAAGGAAGGCACTGCGGAGCCCGTGGGCTTCGTCACCTTTTCCTACGAGCTGGCGCCGCTGATGCTGACCAACGACGACCGCTCGCTGTTTTCGGTGGTGCTGAAGGACCCCGATGACGCCAGCGACGAATATGTCGCCAACGACCAGGGCGTCATCACCTTGCGGCCGGTCAAGCAGGGCGATCCGCTGCCGTCGGTGGTGCGGACGGTGACGTTCGGCGGCCGCGACTGGTCGCTCGGTTACTACGCCAAGAACAACGCTGTACAGCGCGCGCAGCAGACCGCGATCATCGTGGCGGCCATCGGCTTCGCGCTCACTGGCATCGTCTGCGGCCTGTTCGGCTATGTCGCCTACAACAATCTGCGGCTCAGCCGCGAGATCCAGGTGCGGATCGGTTTCGAGCGGCGGTTGACCGCCGTCATCGACGAGCTCAACCATCGGGTCAAGAACATCCTCGCCGTGATCCAGTCGATCGTGACACGCACGCTGCGCCACGGCTCCGACATGGACGTGTCGCGCGAACTCCTGATCGGCCGCATCCATGCGATGTCGAACGTGGTGACGCTGCTCAGCGAAAGCCAGTGGCAGGGCGTCAAGCTCAGGGGCCTGTTCGAGTCGCGCGCGATCCCGCATGCCGACCGCATTGTGGTCAACGGCCCGGATATCTCGGTCAGCGCGCGCGCCGCGCAGTCGCTCTCGCTGCTGTTCTTCGAACTGGCGTCGCATTCCGACGAAGGCCTGTCGCTAGTCGGCAAGCACCCGCACATCGTCGCGAACTGGGAGGTCACCGGCGAGGAGCCCGACGAGATTTTTCACTTCCGCTGGGAAGAGTTCAACACCAGCGCGGCGACGCGGCGGGAAGACAGCGATTTCGGTCTCATCCTGCTCGACCGCGTCGCGCCGGAAGCGATGGGCGGCACCGCAAAGCGCTATTTTACGGAAGTGAGCTACGTCTATGAACTCACCGCGCCGATGGTCACCGTCGTCGACATGACCGAGCGCGA
- the ureC gene encoding urease subunit alpha, which yields MSTKIKRSVYADMFGPTTGDKVRLADTDLIIEVEKDLTTYGEEVKFGGGKVIRDGMGQSQVTNRQGAADTVITNALIVDHWGIVKADVSIKEGMIAAIGKAGNPDIQPGVTIIIGPGTDVIAGEGKILTAGGFDSHIHFICPQQIEHALMSGVTSMLGGGTGPSHGTFATTCTPGPWHMARMIQSFDAFPVNLGISGKGNASRPASLVEMIKGGACALKLHEDWGTTPAAIDNCLSVADDYDVQVMLHSDTLNESGFVEDTVKAFKGRTIHAFHTEGAGGGHAPDIIKIAGLKNVLPSSTNPTRPFTRNTIDEHLDMLMVCHHLDPSIAEDLAFAESRIRKETIAAEDILHDLGALSMMSSDSQAMGRLGEVIIRTWQTADKMKKQRGALPEDKGNDNDNFRVKRYISKYTINPSIAHGVSKLIGSVEKGKLADLVLWSPAFFGVKPDCIIKGGSIVAAPMGDPNASIPTPQPVHYQPMFAAYGKSLTASSVVFTSKAAITGGLARKLGIEKQLYPVKNTRGGISKKSMIHNGATPKIEVDAETYEVRADGELLTCAPAEVLPMAQRYFMY from the coding sequence ATGAGCACGAAAATCAAACGTAGCGTCTATGCCGACATGTTCGGGCCGACCACCGGCGACAAGGTGCGGCTCGCCGATACCGATCTCATCATCGAGGTGGAAAAGGATTTAACCACCTATGGCGAGGAGGTGAAGTTCGGCGGCGGCAAGGTGATCCGCGACGGCATGGGGCAATCGCAGGTCACCAACAGGCAGGGCGCGGCCGATACCGTCATCACCAATGCGCTGATCGTCGACCACTGGGGCATCGTCAAAGCCGACGTCTCGATCAAGGAAGGCATGATCGCGGCGATCGGCAAGGCCGGCAATCCCGACATCCAGCCCGGCGTCACCATCATCATCGGCCCCGGCACTGACGTGATCGCAGGCGAGGGGAAAATTCTCACCGCCGGCGGCTTCGACAGCCACATCCATTTCATCTGCCCGCAGCAGATCGAGCACGCGCTGATGTCTGGCGTCACCTCGATGCTCGGCGGCGGCACCGGCCCCTCGCACGGCACCTTTGCCACGACCTGCACGCCTGGCCCGTGGCACATGGCGCGGATGATCCAGTCGTTCGACGCGTTCCCGGTCAACCTCGGCATCTCGGGCAAGGGCAACGCCTCGCGCCCCGCTTCGCTGGTCGAAATGATCAAGGGTGGCGCCTGCGCGCTGAAGCTGCATGAAGACTGGGGCACCACGCCGGCCGCGATCGACAACTGCCTGAGCGTGGCCGATGACTACGACGTCCAGGTGATGCTGCATTCGGATACGTTGAACGAGTCAGGTTTTGTCGAGGATACGGTGAAGGCGTTCAAGGGCCGCACCATCCACGCTTTCCACACCGAGGGCGCGGGCGGCGGACATGCGCCAGACATCATCAAGATCGCTGGGTTGAAGAACGTGCTGCCGTCCTCGACCAACCCGACGCGCCCGTTCACCCGCAACACCATCGACGAGCATCTCGACATGCTGATGGTGTGCCACCATCTCGATCCCTCGATCGCCGAAGACCTCGCGTTCGCCGAAAGCCGGATCCGCAAAGAGACCATCGCCGCGGAAGACATCCTGCACGATCTTGGCGCGCTCTCGATGATGTCGTCGGACTCGCAGGCCATGGGCCGGCTCGGCGAAGTCATCATCCGCACCTGGCAGACCGCCGACAAGATGAAGAAGCAACGCGGCGCGCTGCCCGAGGACAAGGGCAACGACAACGACAATTTCCGCGTCAAGCGCTACATTTCAAAATACACCATCAATCCGTCGATCGCGCATGGCGTCTCGAAGCTGATCGGTTCAGTCGAGAAGGGCAAGCTAGCCGACCTCGTGCTGTGGTCGCCGGCCTTCTTCGGCGTGAAACCCGATTGCATCATCAAGGGCGGCTCGATCGTGGCGGCACCGATGGGCGACCCGAATGCGTCGATCCCGACGCCGCAGCCGGTGCATTACCAGCCGATGTTCGCCGCCTACGGCAAATCGCTGACGGCGTCTTCGGTGGTGTTCACCTCGAAGGCTGCCATCACCGGTGGGCTGGCGCGCAAGCTCGGCATCGAGAAGCAGCTTTACCCGGTGAAAAACACCCGCGGCGGCATCTCCAAGAAGAGCATGATCCATAACGGTGCCACGCCGAAAATCGAGGTCGACGCCGAAACCTATGAGGTGCGCGCAGATGGCGAGCTTCTGACATGCGCTCCAGCCGAGGTCCTGCCCATGGCGCAGAGGTATTTCATGTATTAG